In a single window of the Serratia quinivorans genome:
- the birA gene encoding Bifunctional protein BirA, with amino-acid sequence MKDTKVPLKLISILADGDFHSGEHLGELLGMSRAAINKHIQTIREWGLDVFTVPGKGYSLPSPIQLLDVECILDQLVDKRVTVLPVVDSTNQYLLDRITELQSGDACVAEYQQAGRGRRGRQWISPFGANLYLSMFWRLDQGPAAAMGLSLVIGIVMAEVLKDLGAQDVRVKWPNDLYLNDRKLAGILVELTGKTGDAAQLVIGAGINLAMRETNANAINQGWINLQEAGINIDRNELAATLLNELRQSLRQFEIDGLAPFIARWRALDNFIDRPVKLLIGEQQIFGIARGIDQQGALLLDQDGVIKPFIGGEISLRSAE; translated from the coding sequence ATGAAGGACACCAAAGTTCCCCTTAAGCTCATTTCTATACTGGCCGATGGCGATTTCCATTCTGGTGAGCATCTTGGCGAGTTGCTGGGCATGAGTCGTGCCGCTATTAATAAACATATCCAGACCATCCGGGAATGGGGTTTGGATGTGTTTACCGTGCCCGGAAAGGGCTATAGCCTACCGAGCCCGATCCAGTTACTGGATGTTGAATGTATTCTTGACCAACTGGTTGATAAACGTGTCACGGTGCTGCCGGTTGTGGACTCCACCAACCAATATTTGCTGGATCGTATTACCGAACTGCAATCTGGCGATGCCTGTGTTGCTGAGTACCAGCAGGCCGGTCGTGGCCGTCGCGGTCGTCAATGGATCTCACCATTTGGCGCCAATCTGTATCTCTCCATGTTTTGGCGTCTGGATCAGGGGCCTGCAGCCGCAATGGGGCTGAGTCTGGTGATTGGCATCGTGATGGCCGAGGTGCTCAAAGACCTTGGGGCACAAGATGTCAGGGTTAAATGGCCAAACGACTTATACCTTAACGATCGCAAGTTAGCTGGTATCTTGGTCGAATTAACAGGAAAAACCGGTGATGCGGCACAACTGGTCATTGGTGCCGGTATCAATTTGGCAATGCGTGAAACCAATGCCAATGCGATTAATCAAGGCTGGATAAACCTGCAGGAGGCGGGGATTAATATCGATCGTAATGAATTGGCCGCCACCTTACTCAATGAATTGCGCCAATCGCTGCGGCAATTTGAGATTGATGGTTTAGCGCCATTTATTGCGCGCTGGCGTGCTTTGGACAACTTTATCGATCGGCCGGTTAAACTATTAATTGGTGAACAACAAATTTTTGGTATAGCACGAGGCATTGATCAACAAGGGGCATTATTGCTCGATCAGGACGGTGTGATTAAACCGTTCATTGGCGGGGAAATCTCTCTGCGCAGCGCCGAGTAA
- the coaA gene encoding Pantothenate kinase, with translation MIKRDQSLATPYLQFDRTQWAALRDSVPLTLSEEEIVKLKGINEDLSLEEVAQIYLPLSRLLNFYISSNLRRQAVLEQFLGTDGQKIPYVIGIAGSVAVGKSTTARLLQALLSSWPEHRSVELITTDGFLHPNKVLNERGLMKKKGFPQSYDMHSLVKFVSEVKSGAKRVTAPVYSHLIYDVVPEGNKVIEQPDILILEGLNVLQSGMDYPHDPHRVFVSDFVDFSIYVDAPEELLQSWYINRFLKFRQGAFSNPDSYFHNYSKLPEPEAINIASQLWNEINGLNLQENILPTRERASLIMTKSANHAVENVRLRK, from the coding sequence ATGATAAAAAGAGATCAATCTTTAGCGACGCCCTATCTTCAGTTCGATCGTACCCAGTGGGCTGCGTTACGGGATTCGGTGCCGCTGACACTGTCAGAAGAAGAGATTGTTAAACTGAAAGGGATTAACGAAGATCTCTCTTTGGAAGAGGTAGCACAGATTTATCTGCCGCTATCCCGATTGTTGAACTTCTATATCAGTTCGAACCTGCGCCGTCAGGCCGTACTTGAGCAATTTCTCGGTACCGATGGACAAAAAATCCCCTACGTGATCGGCATTGCCGGCAGCGTTGCCGTAGGTAAAAGTACCACGGCACGTTTGCTACAGGCATTGCTTAGCAGTTGGCCGGAACATCGTAGCGTTGAGTTGATCACCACCGACGGTTTCCTGCATCCGAATAAGGTGTTGAACGAACGCGGGCTGATGAAGAAAAAAGGCTTCCCACAGTCTTATGATATGCACAGCCTGGTGAAATTTGTTTCTGAAGTGAAATCAGGCGCTAAGCGCGTGACCGCTCCGGTCTATTCCCATCTGATTTACGATGTTGTTCCCGAAGGGAATAAAGTCATCGAGCAGCCGGATATTCTTATTCTTGAAGGGCTAAACGTATTACAGAGCGGGATGGATTACCCTCACGATCCGCATCGTGTATTTGTTTCTGACTTTGTTGATTTTTCAATATATGTCGACGCACCTGAAGAACTGCTGCAATCCTGGTATATCAATAGATTTCTTAAGTTCCGTCAGGGTGCATTTTCCAATCCTGACTCTTATTTCCATAACTATTCCAAGTTACCTGAACCAGAAGCTATAAATATAGCATCTCAACTATGGAATGAGATTAATGGATTGAATTTACAAGAAAATATCTTACCCACCCGCGAACGCGCCAGTCTGATCATGACGAAGAGTGCTAATCACGCGGTTGAAAACGTACGTTTAAGAAAGTAA